Within the Aeromicrobium sp. Root236 genome, the region CCGCTGGCGTTCATCCACAAGACCCGCGACCCCCGCAAGCCCAACGAGTCCAAGGCCAACCGCGTCGTCGGCGACGTGGAGGGCCGGGTCTGCATCCTGGTCGACGACCTCATCGACACCGGCGGCACGATCGTCCAGGCCGCCGAGGCGCTCATGGCCGACGGCGCCGAGGACGTCGTGATCGTCGCGACGCACGCGGTGTTCTCCGGGCCCGCCGTCGACCGGCTCAAGAACTCGACGGCGTGCGAGGTCATCGTCACCAACACGTTGCCGATCGCCGACGACCAGCGGTTCGACAAGCTCACGGTGCTGTCGATCGCCCCGCTGCTGGCGCAGGCCACGGCGGCAGTCTTCGAAGAAGGCTCCGTCACCTCGCTGTTCAAGTCCTAGCCGTCCCCTAAGGAGGCCGCCCGCGGCCGACTGGGAGGGAGCGAGGAACGAGCGACCGAAGGGGCGTACGGGTTCAGGCTCGCTTTGGGAGATCATCTCACCACGCTTCGCTCGCAGGGCTCGCTCCCGCTCGGCCGCGGGCGGCCTCGCTAGCCAACGATTTCGTCAGGTCGTGTGCGCTGCGATAAGATCGTGAAGTTGCCTCGGCGAGGGTCCTTTCGGGCCGTGATCGACAGGGCGCTCCACGGAGTGCTGTGTCGAGCGCCTGGTGACAGCCGACTTTCACGCAACACTCTTCAGGAGACATTTCCCCATGGCTGAGATCAAGATCGCCGCCGAGGCGCGCACCGAGTTCGGCAAGGGCGCCGCCCGCCGCATCCGTCGCGCCGACAACGTGCCCGCCGTCCTCTACGGCCACGGCTCGGACCCCGTCCACGTGACCCTGCCGGGCCACCAGCTCATGCTGGCGCTCAAGAACTCCAACGCGCTGCTGACGATCGACCTCGGCACCGAGCAGCACCTTGCGATCCCCAAGCAGGTGCAGCGCGACCCGCTCAAGGGCTTCATCGAGCACGCCGACCTCCTGATCGTCCGCAAGGGCGAGAAGGTCACCGTCGACGTCCGCATCAACGTCATCGGCGAAGCCATCAGCGGCAACCTCGTCATCCTCGAGAACTCGACGATCGCCGTCGAGGCCGAGGCGACCCACATCCCCGAGTCCTTCGAGGTCTCGGTCGAGGGCCTCGACGCCGGCGCGCAGATCCACGCCAGCGACCTCGAGCTGCCCACGGGCTCGACGCTCGCGGTCGACCCCGAGATCCTCAT harbors:
- a CDS encoding 50S ribosomal protein L25/general stress protein Ctc; translated protein: MAEIKIAAEARTEFGKGAARRIRRADNVPAVLYGHGSDPVHVTLPGHQLMLALKNSNALLTIDLGTEQHLAIPKQVQRDPLKGFIEHADLLIVRKGEKVTVDVRINVIGEAISGNLVILENSTIAVEAEATHIPESFEVSVEGLDAGAQIHASDLELPTGSTLAVDPEILIVNITAAPTEAQLDAELAEAEAEAGIEHDATDAEEAEAAAEAPAEGEAAESSESE